In Pantoea agglomerans, the genomic stretch AAAGCCGCCCAGCAGCTCTGCCATAAACACGCGTCCGGTGAGCGCGCGGCCGGTATTGCGCAGCTTTGCCACCTCTTTCAGCACCTGCTCGCAGGCGGTGGAGAAACCGATGGTGTAATCGCTGCCGAACACGTCGTTATCGATGGTCATGCCGACGCCAAAACAGTTCACGCCAAATTCGCTCAGGGTATGGAGAAATTGCAGCGAGCCGTCGCCACCCGCCATAATTAATATCTCTACCCGCAGGCTTTTTAGCTGACGCGCAATACGCTCATATTCGCTGCGAATTAATCTCTTTTCGGTGCGGCCCGACTGCATCAGCGGAATGGATGCCACGGAATAGTCAATTAAGTCGCGCCAGCTTATCTCCTGATGGCGATTTTCAAGCAGGCCAGGGATGCCGCCGTTAAATAACACCATCTCTGCCTGCGCCAGCCGCGCCACCTGAAAGATAAAGTTATTTATTCCCGCGACGTCACCGCCGCTGATCACCATTCCGATCCGCATAATAAACCTCTCGCCGCTTCATCAGCCTGAGGCTCATTGTTCCGGGAGAAAGGTGGATAATTTGCAACGGACATCACAGAATGCGCAGAGATAACAGCGAGGACAGGATTGACACAGCGATTTAAAGCGGACTTTTTGCGACGCTCATCACAGTAAAGAAAACCGTCTGCGGCGCGCTTTTCTTTGTAATTTCATCTGCTTGAAGAAAAATAAACGGGGAGATTTAGCGGGTGATTTTTGCCGACAGAAACACAGGTAACCACAGTGCGGAATTGTGATTTTCGCCTCATTTTTATCGGTTAATAACCTGATTCAGGACAAAGATTAATTTTTCCGGCGATAGTCTGGCAGGCACCAGTCCGTCAGAATTT encodes the following:
- a CDS encoding 6-phosphofructokinase; translation: MRIGMVISGGDVAGINNFIFQVARLAQAEMVLFNGGIPGLLENRHQEISWRDLIDYSVASIPLMQSGRTEKRLIRSEYERIARQLKSLRVEILIMAGGDGSLQFLHTLSEFGVNCFGVGMTIDNDVFGSDYTIGFSTACEQVLKEVAKLRNTGRALTGRVFMAELLGGFCGELTLQSAIKSNADFALIPECQIPVTLLAARIRARLEVQNSVVILCSEGYTREYSPGFQGAIDTLIKQLEPLIGVRVRKTIIGYGLRNGDPTCEEIYQGAIIATEVVRCIQSGMRNKAVIINGSNKPIPIDLISMKKRLVDTEGHYYKLAKQLNII